One stretch of Pseudomonas fluorescens Q2-87 DNA includes these proteins:
- a CDS encoding response regulator, whose product MSSVNKSILLVDDDQEIRELLDTYLSRAGFQVRTTPDGAGFRQALNDAPSDLVILDVMLPDEDGFSLCRWVRQHPRQAHVPIIMLTASSDEADRVIGLELGADDYLGKPFSPRELQARIKALLRRAQFGQERSGGEVLAFDEWRLDMVSHRLFHTDGEEVILSGADFALLKLFLDHPQEILDRDTIGNATRGRELMPLDRIVDMAVSRLRQRLRDTDKPPRLIRTVRGSGYQLAASVVASNGH is encoded by the coding sequence TGAACAAATCGATTTTGTTGGTCGACGATGATCAGGAAATTCGCGAGCTGCTGGACACCTACCTCAGTCGCGCGGGTTTCCAGGTGCGTACCACCCCCGATGGCGCCGGGTTCCGCCAGGCGTTGAACGACGCTCCGAGCGACCTGGTGATTCTCGATGTGATGCTGCCGGATGAAGACGGCTTCAGCCTTTGCCGCTGGGTTCGCCAGCACCCGCGCCAGGCCCATGTGCCGATCATCATGCTCACCGCCAGCTCCGACGAGGCCGACCGGGTCATCGGCTTGGAACTGGGTGCCGACGACTACCTGGGCAAGCCGTTCAGCCCGCGTGAATTGCAGGCGCGCATCAAGGCTTTGCTGCGCCGGGCGCAATTCGGCCAGGAGCGCTCCGGCGGCGAAGTGCTGGCCTTCGATGAATGGCGACTGGACATGGTCAGTCACCGGTTGTTCCACACCGACGGCGAAGAGGTGATTCTCTCTGGCGCCGACTTTGCCCTGCTCAAGCTGTTCCTCGATCATCCCCAGGAAATCCTCGACCGCGACACCATCGGCAATGCCACCCGTGGTCGTGAACTGATGCCCCTGGACCGGATCGTCGACATGGCGGTCAGTCGCCTGCGCCAGCGCTTGCGCGACACCGACAAGCCGCCGCGGTTGATCCGTACGGTGCGCGGCAGCGGTTATCAACTGGCGGCCAGTGTGGTTGCCAGCAATGGTCACTGA